The window AGGTTCACGACACGAAGGTACTGCGAGTACTGCCGGGACGGATGGCGACCCTCGCGGAGCGTGACGAAGCCGATCGTCTCGCCGTCGTGAACGACGAGGTAGTCGGTGATCGCCTCGTCCGCGAAGTGATCCCGGAAGCCGTCTTCGATGCGCTCGTCGGTTCCCTCTACCGCGAGTTCGTTCAGTCCGGAATACTCTTCCATCGCTTTTGCGAGGGCATACCAGCGATCGACGAGCGCCTCGAGGTCG is drawn from Halopiger aswanensis and contains these coding sequences:
- a CDS encoding GNAT family N-acetyltransferase, with protein sequence MELVEATDDDLEALVDRWYALAKAMEEYSGLNELAVEGTDERIEDGFRDHFADEAITDYLVVHDGETIGFVTLREGRHPSRQYSQYLRVVNLAIDQDRRNRGHGTAVLERVKSMARKQGCDHLKVSCEWHNEGARRFYRDAGFQPKQVDYAQPLE